A window of the Pseudomonas gozinkensis genome harbors these coding sequences:
- the ispH gene encoding 4-hydroxy-3-methylbut-2-enyl diphosphate reductase, with amino-acid sequence MQIKLANPRGFCAGVDRAIEIVNRALEVFGPPIYVRHEVVHNRFVVEDLRNRGAIFVEELDQVPDDVIVIFSAHGVSQAVRTEAAGRGLKVFDATCPLVTKVHIEVAKYSRDGRECILIGHAGHPEVEGTMGQYDVSNGGAIYLVEDEKDVAELQVHDPDKLAFVTQTTLSMDDTSRVIDALRTRFPAIGGPRKDDICYATQNRQDAVKQLADECDVVLVVGSPNSSNSNRLRELAERMSTPAYLIDGAEDLQKSWFDGVERIGITAGASAPEVLVRGVIQQLHAWGATGADELAGREENITFSMPKELRVRSI; translated from the coding sequence ATGCAAATCAAACTCGCCAACCCCCGTGGCTTCTGTGCCGGCGTGGACCGGGCGATCGAAATCGTCAACCGCGCCCTGGAAGTCTTCGGGCCGCCGATCTACGTGCGTCACGAAGTGGTGCACAACAGGTTCGTTGTCGAGGACCTGCGCAATCGTGGCGCGATCTTCGTCGAAGAACTGGATCAGGTGCCGGATGACGTCATCGTGATCTTCAGTGCCCACGGCGTCTCGCAAGCCGTGCGCACCGAAGCCGCCGGCCGTGGCCTGAAAGTGTTCGACGCCACCTGTCCGCTGGTGACCAAGGTGCACATCGAAGTTGCGAAATACAGCCGTGACGGTCGTGAGTGCATCCTGATCGGCCACGCCGGTCATCCGGAGGTCGAAGGCACCATGGGCCAGTACGACGTCAGCAATGGCGGCGCGATCTATCTCGTCGAAGACGAGAAGGATGTCGCCGAGTTGCAGGTACATGATCCGGACAAACTGGCCTTCGTCACCCAGACCACCTTGTCCATGGATGACACCAGCCGTGTTATCGACGCACTGCGTACGCGTTTCCCGGCCATTGGCGGGCCGCGCAAGGACGATATCTGCTACGCCACCCAGAACCGTCAGGACGCGGTCAAGCAGCTGGCCGACGAGTGCGACGTGGTGTTGGTGGTGGGCAGCCCGAACAGCTCCAACTCCAACCGCCTGCGTGAGCTGGCCGAACGCATGTCCACCCCGGCCTACCTGATCGATGGCGCCGAAGACCTGCAAAAGAGCTGGTTCGACGGTGTCGAGCGTATCGGCATCACCGCCGGCGCCTCCGCCCCGGAAGTACTGGTGCGTGGCGTGATCCAGCAGTTGCATGCCTGGGGCGCCACCGGTGCCGACGAACTGGCCGGGCGTGAGGAGAACATCACGTTCTCGATGCCTAAAGAGCTGCGCGTCCGCTCGATCTGA
- the fkpB gene encoding FKBP-type peptidyl-prolyl cis-trans isomerase gives MAEQRIGQNTEVTLHFALRLENGDTVDSTFDKAPATFKVGDGNLLPGFEAALFGFKAGDKRTLTVEPENAFGQPNPQNVQIIPRSQFADMELSPGLLVIFNDAANTELPGVVKAFDDAQVTVDFNHPLAGKTLTFDVEIFSVKAL, from the coding sequence TTGGCTGAGCAACGCATCGGCCAGAACACGGAAGTCACCTTGCACTTTGCATTGCGCCTGGAGAACGGCGACACGGTCGACAGCACTTTCGACAAAGCCCCTGCGACTTTCAAGGTCGGCGACGGCAACCTGCTGCCGGGCTTCGAGGCGGCGCTGTTCGGCTTCAAGGCCGGCGACAAGCGTACCCTGACCGTCGAGCCGGAAAACGCCTTCGGCCAGCCGAACCCGCAAAACGTACAGATCATCCCGCGTTCGCAGTTTGCGGACATGGAACTGTCGCCGGGACTGCTGGTGATCTTCAACGATGCGGCCAATACTGAGCTGCCGGGTGTGGTGAAAGCGTTCGACGACGCGCAAGTGACCGTCGACTTCAACCACCCGCTGGCTGGCAAGACGCTGACCTTTGACGTGGAAATCTTCTCCGTCAAAGCGCTGTAA
- the lspA gene encoding signal peptidase II, whose amino-acid sequence MPNAVGRFGRLSWLWLSLLVLVIDQASKFYFEGKLEMFQQIVIIPDYFSWTLAYNTGAAFSFLADSSGWQRWLFALIAIAVSAVLVVWLKRLGRNETWLAIALALVLGGALGNLYDRIALGHVIDFILVHWQNRWYFPAFNFADSAITVGAVMLALDMFKSKKTGETVHD is encoded by the coding sequence ATGCCTAATGCCGTTGGCCGTTTCGGACGGCTGAGCTGGCTCTGGTTGAGCTTGCTGGTTCTGGTCATCGACCAGGCCAGCAAGTTCTACTTCGAAGGCAAGCTCGAGATGTTCCAGCAGATCGTGATCATCCCTGATTACTTCAGCTGGACCCTGGCCTACAACACCGGCGCTGCCTTCAGCTTCCTCGCGGACAGCTCCGGCTGGCAGCGCTGGCTGTTCGCGCTGATCGCGATTGCGGTCAGTGCGGTGCTGGTCGTCTGGCTCAAGCGTCTGGGTCGCAACGAAACCTGGCTGGCCATCGCGCTGGCGCTGGTGCTGGGCGGCGCGTTGGGTAATCTGTACGACCGCATTGCCCTGGGCCATGTGATCGATTTCATTCTGGTGCACTGGCAGAACCGCTGGTACTTCCCGGCGTTCAACTTCGCCGACAGCGCCATCACCGTTGGCGCGGTGATGCTGGCACTGGATATGTTCAAAAGTAAGAAAACCGGAGAAACCGTTCATGACTGA
- the ileS gene encoding isoleucine--tRNA ligase: MTDYKATLNLPDTAFPMKAGLPQREPQILQRWDSIGLYGKLREIGKDRPKFVLHDGPPYANGTIHIGHALNKILKDMIIRSKTLSGFDAPYVPGWDCHGLPIEHKVEVTHGKNLGADKTRELCRAYATEQIEGQKSEFIRLGVLGDFANPYKTMDFKNEAGEIRALAEIVKGGFVFKGLKPVNWCFDCGSALAEAEVEYENKKSSTIDVAFPIADEAKLAAAFGLPSLGKPASIVIWTTTPWTIPANQALNVHPEFTYALVDIGDKLLVLAEELVESCLTRYGVEGTVLATAPGSALELINFRHPFYDRLSPVYLADYVELGAGTGVVHSAPAYGVDDFVTCKKYGMVNDDILNPVQSNGVYVPSLEFFGGQFIWKANPAIVDKLTEVGALMHTTVIEHSYMHCWRHKTPLIYRATAQWFIGMDKEPVSGDTLRVRSLKAIEDTRFVPAWGQARLHSMIANRPDWCISRQRNWGVPIPFFLNKESGELHPRTVELMEEVAKRVEVEGIEAWFKLDAAELLGDEAPQYDKISDTLDVWFDSGTTHWHVLRGSHPMGHETGPRADLYLEGSDQHRGWFHSSLLTGCAIDNHAPYRELLTHGFTVDESGRKMSKSLGNVIAPQKVNDTLGADIMRLWVASTDYSGEMAVSEQILQRSADAYRRIRNTARFLLSNLTGFNPATDLLPAEDMLALDRWAVDRTLLLQRELQEHYGEYRFWNVYSKIHNFCVQELGGFYLDIIKDRQYTTGADSKARRSCQTALFHISEALVRWIAPILAFTADELWQYLPGERNESVMLNTWYEGLTELPEGFELGREYWDRIMEVKVAVNKEMEIQRAAKAVGGNLQAEVTLFAEDALTADLAKLSNELRFVLITSTATVAPFVQAPADAVVTEVSGLKLKIVKSAFPKCARCWHCREDVGVNPEHPEICGRCVDNIDGAGEVRHYA; encoded by the coding sequence ATGACCGACTATAAAGCCACGCTAAACCTTCCGGACACCGCCTTCCCAATGAAGGCCGGCCTGCCACAGCGCGAACCGCAGATCCTGCAGCGCTGGGACAGTATTGGCCTGTACGGAAAGTTGCGCGAGATTGGCAAGGATCGTCCGAAGTTCGTCCTGCACGACGGCCCTCCGTACGCCAACGGTACGATCCACATCGGTCACGCACTGAACAAGATTCTCAAGGACATGATCATCCGCTCGAAGACCCTGTCGGGCTTCGACGCGCCGTATGTCCCGGGCTGGGATTGCCACGGTCTGCCGATCGAGCACAAGGTTGAAGTGACCCACGGCAAGAACCTGGGCGCGGACAAGACCCGCGAACTGTGCCGTGCCTACGCCACCGAGCAGATCGAAGGGCAGAAGTCCGAATTCATCCGTCTCGGCGTGCTGGGCGACTTCGCCAACCCGTACAAGACCATGGACTTCAAGAACGAGGCCGGTGAAATCCGCGCCCTCGCCGAAATCGTCAAGGGCGGTTTCGTGTTCAAGGGCCTGAAGCCTGTGAACTGGTGCTTCGATTGCGGTTCGGCCCTGGCCGAGGCGGAAGTCGAGTACGAGAACAAGAAGTCCTCGACCATCGACGTAGCCTTCCCGATCGCTGACGAGGCCAAGCTGGCCGCCGCGTTCGGTCTGCCGTCGCTGGGCAAACCTGCCTCGATCGTGATCTGGACCACCACCCCGTGGACCATCCCGGCCAACCAGGCGCTGAACGTTCACCCGGAATTCACCTACGCGCTGGTCGACATCGGCGACAAGCTGCTGGTGCTGGCTGAAGAGCTGGTCGAATCCTGCCTGACCCGTTACGGCGTCGAAGGCACTGTATTGGCCACCGCGCCGGGCTCGGCGCTGGAACTGATCAATTTCCGTCACCCGTTCTATGACCGTCTGTCGCCGGTGTACCTGGCCGACTACGTGGAACTGGGCGCCGGCACCGGCGTGGTTCACTCCGCCCCGGCCTATGGCGTGGACGACTTCGTGACCTGCAAGAAATACGGCATGGTCAACGACGACATCCTCAACCCGGTACAGAGCAACGGCGTCTACGTGCCGTCGCTGGAGTTCTTCGGCGGCCAGTTCATCTGGAAGGCCAACCCGGCCATCGTCGACAAGCTGACCGAAGTCGGTGCGCTGATGCACACCACCGTCATCGAACACAGCTACATGCACTGCTGGCGTCACAAGACCCCGCTGATCTACCGCGCCACCGCGCAGTGGTTCATCGGCATGGACAAAGAGCCAGTCAGCGGCGACACCCTGCGCGTGCGCTCGCTCAAGGCCATCGAAGACACCAGGTTCGTTCCGGCCTGGGGCCAGGCGCGCCTGCACTCGATGATCGCCAATCGTCCGGACTGGTGCATCTCCCGTCAGCGCAACTGGGGCGTGCCGATCCCGTTTTTCCTGAACAAGGAAAGCGGCGAACTGCACCCACGTACCGTCGAGCTGATGGAAGAAGTCGCCAAGCGCGTTGAAGTCGAAGGCATCGAAGCCTGGTTCAAACTGGACGCTGCCGAGCTGCTGGGCGATGAAGCCCCGCAATACGACAAGATCAGCGACACCCTCGATGTCTGGTTCGACTCGGGCACCACGCACTGGCACGTCCTGCGCGGTTCGCACCCGATGGGCCACGAGACCGGCCCGCGTGCCGACCTGTACCTGGAAGGTTCGGACCAGCACCGTGGCTGGTTCCACTCTTCCCTGCTGACCGGTTGCGCCATCGACAACCACGCGCCGTACCGCGAGCTGCTGACTCACGGCTTCACCGTGGACGAGTCCGGGCGCAAGATGTCCAAGTCCCTGGGCAACGTGATCGCGCCGCAGAAAGTCAACGACACCCTGGGCGCCGACATCATGCGTCTGTGGGTCGCGTCGACCGACTACTCCGGCGAGATGGCCGTGTCCGAGCAGATCCTGCAGCGCAGTGCGGACGCCTACCGTCGTATCCGTAACACCGCGCGCTTCCTGCTTTCCAACCTGACCGGTTTCAACCCGGCCACCGACCTGCTGCCGGCCGAAGACATGCTGGCACTGGATCGCTGGGCGGTAGATCGCACCCTGCTGCTGCAACGCGAACTGCAAGAGCACTACGGCGAATACCGTTTCTGGAACGTCTACTCGAAGATCCACAACTTCTGCGTGCAGGAGCTGGGTGGTTTCTATCTGGACATCATCAAGGACCGCCAGTACACCACCGGCGCCGACAGCAAGGCCCGTCGTTCGTGCCAGACCGCGCTGTTCCACATCTCCGAAGCGCTGGTGCGCTGGATCGCGCCGATCCTGGCTTTCACCGCCGACGAGCTGTGGCAATACCTGCCGGGCGAGCGCAACGAATCGGTGATGCTCAACACCTGGTATGAAGGCCTGACCGAGTTGCCGGAAGGCTTCGAGCTGGGTCGCGAGTACTGGGATCGCATCATGGAAGTGAAGGTTGCGGTCAACAAAGAGATGGAAATCCAGCGCGCGGCGAAGGCCGTCGGTGGCAACCTGCAAGCCGAAGTGACGCTGTTCGCCGAAGACGCGCTGACCGCCGACCTGGCCAAACTGAGCAACGAGCTGCGCTTTGTCCTGATCACCTCGACTGCCACTGTTGCGCCGTTCGTGCAGGCTCCGGCCGATGCTGTGGTCACCGAAGTCAGCGGCCTGAAGCTGAAGATCGTCAAATCCGCCTTCCCGAAATGTGCCCGTTGCTGGCACTGCCGCGAAGACGTCGGCGTGAACCCGGAGCATCCGGAAATCTGCGGCCGTTGCGTGGACAACATCGATGGCGCCGGCGAGGTTCGTCACTATGCCTAA
- the ribF gene encoding bifunctional riboflavin kinase/FAD synthetase yields MQLVRGLHNLRPQHRGCVATIGNFDGVHRGHQAILARLRERALELGVPSCVVIFEPQPREFFAPETAPARLARLRDKLQLLAAEGVDRVLCLAFNQRLSKLSASEFVDTILVDGLGVQHLEVGDDFRFGCDRLGDFDFLLQAGQVHGFTVEAAQTVELDGIRVSSTQVRNALAAADFALAERLLGRPYRIAGRVLHGQKLARQLGTPTANIQLKRRRVPFTGVYLVDVDIDGKTWPGVANIGVRPTVQGDGKAHLEVHLLDFAGDLYDRRLTVVFHQKLREEQRFASLEALKTAISADVAAARALAAPSAHR; encoded by the coding sequence ATGCAGCTGGTTCGAGGCCTCCACAATCTGCGCCCCCAGCATCGGGGCTGCGTCGCCACTATTGGCAACTTTGACGGTGTTCACCGTGGTCACCAGGCCATTCTGGCCCGACTGCGTGAGCGTGCGCTCGAGTTGGGCGTACCCAGCTGCGTGGTGATTTTCGAGCCGCAGCCACGGGAATTCTTCGCCCCTGAGACCGCACCGGCGCGTCTGGCCCGGTTGCGCGACAAGCTGCAACTGCTGGCCGCCGAAGGTGTTGACCGGGTCTTGTGCCTGGCCTTCAACCAGCGCTTGAGCAAGCTCAGCGCCAGCGAGTTCGTCGATACGATTTTGGTCGATGGCCTCGGCGTGCAGCATCTGGAGGTCGGTGACGATTTCCGCTTCGGTTGCGACCGTCTCGGCGATTTCGATTTCCTGTTGCAGGCCGGGCAGGTCCACGGTTTTACCGTGGAAGCCGCGCAAACCGTCGAGCTGGATGGCATTCGCGTCAGCAGCACTCAGGTGCGCAACGCGTTGGCCGCTGCCGATTTTGCGTTGGCTGAACGCTTGCTTGGCCGCCCGTACCGGATTGCCGGTCGCGTGCTGCATGGTCAGAAACTGGCCCGCCAACTGGGTACGCCCACGGCGAACATTCAACTCAAGCGCCGTCGCGTGCCGTTTACCGGGGTTTACCTGGTCGACGTCGATATCGACGGCAAGACCTGGCCCGGCGTCGCCAACATCGGCGTGCGGCCCACAGTCCAGGGTGATGGCAAGGCCCACCTTGAAGTCCATCTTTTAGATTTTGCCGGCGATCTGTATGACCGGCGTTTGACGGTGGTTTTCCACCAGAAGCTGCGTGAAGAGCAGCGTTTCGCCTCCCTGGAGGCATTGAAAACGGCGATCAGCGCGGATGTCGCCGCCGCCCGTGCACTAGCCGCACCTAGCGCCCATCGCTAA
- the murJ gene encoding murein biosynthesis integral membrane protein MurJ produces MNLLKSLAAVSSITMLSRILGFVRDTLIARTFGAGMATDAFFIAFKLPNLLRRIFAEGAFSQAFVPILAEYKSQKGEEATRTFVAYVSGLLTLVLALVTALGMIAAPWVIWATAPGFADTPEKFQLTSDLLRVTFPYILLISLSSLAGAILNTWNRFSVPAFVPTLLNVSMIVFSLFLTPYFDPPVMALGWAVLVGGLAQLLYQLPHLKKIGMLVLPRLNLRDTGVWRVMKQMLPAIIGVSVSQISLIINTIFASFLVAGSVSWMYYADRLMELPSGVLGVALGTILLPTLAKTYASKDRHEYSRILDWGLRLCFVLVLPCALALGILAEPLTVSLFQYGQFSGFDAAMTQRALIAYSVGLLGIIVIKVLAPGFYAQQNIRTPVKIAIFTLVVTQLFNLVLIGPLAHAGLALAISAGACLNAGLLFYQLRKQQMYQPQPGWLKFGFKLVVAVAVMSAVLLIGMHFMPAWDQGHMLERFLRLGALVVAGVIAYFGMLLLLGFRLRDFNRKALS; encoded by the coding sequence ATGAATCTGCTCAAATCGTTGGCCGCCGTCAGCTCTATCACGATGCTTTCCCGGATTCTCGGGTTTGTTCGCGACACGCTCATCGCCCGCACTTTCGGCGCCGGAATGGCGACCGATGCCTTCTTCATCGCCTTCAAACTGCCCAATCTGCTACGCAGGATTTTCGCCGAGGGTGCGTTTTCCCAGGCTTTTGTGCCAATCCTCGCCGAATATAAAAGCCAGAAGGGCGAGGAGGCGACCCGCACCTTTGTTGCTTACGTTTCCGGCCTGCTGACGCTGGTACTGGCGCTGGTCACCGCGCTGGGTATGATCGCCGCGCCCTGGGTGATCTGGGCCACGGCCCCGGGCTTCGCCGACACGCCGGAAAAATTCCAGCTGACCTCCGACCTGCTGCGAGTGACCTTCCCCTATATATTGCTGATCTCCCTGTCCTCGCTGGCCGGTGCGATCCTCAATACCTGGAACCGTTTCTCGGTGCCGGCATTCGTGCCGACCCTGCTCAACGTCAGCATGATCGTGTTTTCGCTGTTCCTGACACCGTACTTCGATCCGCCGGTCATGGCCCTCGGTTGGGCGGTGCTGGTCGGTGGCCTGGCGCAGTTGCTCTATCAACTGCCGCACCTGAAAAAGATCGGCATGCTGGTGCTGCCACGTCTGAATCTGCGCGATACCGGCGTCTGGCGGGTGATGAAGCAGATGTTGCCGGCGATCATTGGCGTCTCGGTCAGCCAGATTTCCCTGATCATCAACACCATTTTCGCCTCGTTCCTGGTGGCGGGCTCGGTGTCGTGGATGTATTACGCCGACCGTCTGATGGAGCTGCCGTCCGGTGTGCTGGGCGTGGCGCTGGGTACCATCCTGCTGCCGACATTGGCGAAGACCTACGCCAGCAAGGACCGTCACGAGTATTCGCGGATTCTCGACTGGGGCCTGCGCCTGTGCTTCGTGCTGGTGCTGCCGTGTGCACTGGCGCTGGGGATTCTGGCTGAGCCGTTGACGGTTTCGCTGTTCCAGTACGGGCAGTTCAGCGGTTTTGACGCGGCCATGACACAGCGGGCGTTAATTGCCTATTCTGTCGGTCTGCTCGGGATCATCGTGATCAAAGTGCTGGCGCCGGGCTTCTATGCGCAACAGAACATCCGTACGCCGGTAAAAATCGCAATCTTCACCCTGGTCGTCACTCAACTGTTCAACCTGGTGTTGATTGGCCCTCTGGCGCACGCCGGTCTGGCACTGGCGATCAGCGCCGGTGCCTGCCTGAATGCCGGGCTGCTGTTCTATCAACTGCGCAAGCAGCAGATGTACCAACCGCAGCCGGGCTGGCTGAAGTTCGGTTTCAAGCTTGTGGTTGCGGTGGCGGTGATGTCGGCGGTGCTGTTGATCGGCATGCATTTCATGCCTGCGTGGGATCAGGGCCACATGCTTGAGCGCTTCCTGCGCCTGGGCGCGTTGGTGGTAGCTGGCGTGATCGCTTATTTCGGCATGTTGCTGCTGCTCGGTTTCCGCCTGCGCGACTTCAATCGCAAGGCGTTGAGCTGA
- the rpsT gene encoding 30S ribosomal protein S20, producing MANSPSAKKRAKQAEKRRSHNASLRSMVRTYIKNVVKAIDAKDAEKAQAAYVLAVPVIDRMADKGIIHKNKAARHKSRLNGHVKALKEAA from the coding sequence GTGGCCAACTCACCTTCCGCCAAAAAACGTGCAAAACAGGCTGAGAAGCGTCGCAGCCACAACGCCAGCCTGCGTTCCATGGTTCGTACCTACATCAAGAATGTAGTTAAAGCCATCGACGCAAAAGACGCTGAAAAAGCTCAAGCTGCATACGTTCTGGCTGTGCCAGTTATCGACCGCATGGCCGATAAAGGCATCATCCACAAGAACAAGGCTGCTCGTCATAAGAGCCGTCTGAATGGCCACGTCAAGGCACTGAAAGAAGCTGCCTAA
- a CDS encoding CreA family protein, protein MRMAKGLLGLLMALPLLVSAEEIGQVSTVFKFVGPNDRIVVEAFDDPKVEGVTCYLSRAKTGGVKGGLGLAEDRAEASIACRQVGPISFKGELKDGDEVFKERTSLVFKTMQVVRFLDKKRNTLVYLVYSDRLIEGSPQNAVTAIPILPWASAH, encoded by the coding sequence ATGCGCATGGCGAAAGGATTGTTGGGCTTGTTGATGGCGCTGCCATTGCTGGTTTCGGCCGAGGAAATCGGTCAGGTGTCGACGGTGTTCAAATTTGTCGGGCCGAATGACCGGATTGTGGTCGAGGCGTTCGATGATCCGAAGGTCGAGGGTGTGACCTGCTATCTGTCGCGCGCCAAGACTGGCGGCGTGAAGGGTGGCTTGGGTCTGGCCGAGGATCGTGCCGAAGCGTCCATTGCTTGTCGTCAGGTCGGACCGATCAGCTTCAAGGGTGAGTTGAAGGATGGCGATGAGGTGTTCAAGGAGCGCACTTCGCTGGTGTTCAAGACCATGCAGGTGGTGCGATTCCTCGACAAGAAGCGCAATACGCTGGTGTATCTGGTCTACAGCGATCGTCTGATCGAGGGTAGCCCGCAGAATGCGGTGACAGCGATCCCGATTCTGCCGTGGGCGTCGGCTCATTAA
- the proB gene encoding glutamate 5-kinase, translated as MRSKVTGAQRWVVKIGSALLTADGKGLDRAAMGVWVEQMVALHEAGVELVLVSSGAVAAGMSRLGWTARPSAMHELQAAAAIGQMGLVQAWESSFAEHGRHTAQILLTHDDLSDRKRYLNARSTLRALVELKVIPVINENDTVVTDEIRFGDNDTLAALVANLVEADLLVILTDRDGMFDADPRNNPDAQLIYEARADDPTLDAVAGGTGGALGRGGMQTKLRAARLAARSGAHTIIVGGRLERVLDRLKAGERIGTLLSPERGMLAARKQWLAGHLQTRGTLVLDDGAVSALSQGNKSLLPVGVKLVQGSFRRGEMVVCVAPDGREIARGLANYSALEAQKIIGQSSDAIVGLLGYMAEPELVHRDNLILV; from the coding sequence ATGCGGAGCAAGGTGACAGGTGCGCAGCGTTGGGTCGTGAAGATCGGCAGCGCTTTGCTGACAGCGGATGGCAAAGGGCTGGATCGCGCGGCAATGGGTGTCTGGGTCGAGCAGATGGTGGCTTTGCATGAGGCCGGCGTCGAGCTGGTGCTGGTGTCCTCCGGGGCAGTGGCGGCGGGCATGAGCCGTTTGGGCTGGACTGCGCGACCCAGTGCGATGCACGAGCTCCAGGCCGCTGCGGCAATCGGTCAGATGGGTCTGGTGCAGGCCTGGGAATCGAGCTTTGCCGAGCATGGCCGGCACACTGCGCAGATCCTCCTGACCCACGACGACCTGTCCGACCGCAAGCGTTACCTGAACGCCCGCAGCACCTTGCGCGCGCTGGTAGAGCTGAAAGTCATCCCGGTGATCAACGAGAACGATACCGTGGTTACCGACGAAATCCGCTTCGGCGACAACGACACGCTCGCGGCGCTGGTGGCCAACCTGGTCGAGGCCGATCTGCTGGTGATCCTGACGGATCGGGACGGCATGTTCGACGCCGATCCGCGCAATAACCCTGATGCGCAGCTGATTTACGAAGCGCGCGCCGATGATCCGACGCTGGATGCGGTGGCGGGCGGCACCGGTGGTGCGCTGGGGCGTGGCGGCATGCAGACCAAGCTGCGTGCGGCGCGTCTGGCGGCGCGTTCCGGGGCGCACACCATCATTGTTGGCGGGCGTCTGGAGCGCGTGCTCGATCGTCTGAAGGCGGGTGAGCGCATTGGTACGCTGCTGTCGCCTGAGCGCGGCATGCTCGCGGCGCGCAAGCAGTGGCTCGCCGGGCATCTGCAAACCCGTGGCACCCTGGTGCTGGATGACGGTGCGGTGTCCGCGTTGTCCCAAGGCAACAAAAGTTTGCTGCCGGTTGGCGTCAAGCTGGTTCAGGGCAGTTTCCGTCGCGGCGAAATGGTGGTTTGCGTGGCGCCGGACGGTCGTGAGATCGCCCGCGGCCTGGCCAACTACAGCGCGCTGGAAGCACAAAAAATCATCGGTCAGTCGTCGGATGCGATTGTCGGTTTGCTGGGTTACATGGCGGAGCCTGAACTGGTTCACCGTGACAACCTGATTCTGGTGTAA
- the cgtA gene encoding Obg family GTPase CgtA — MKFVDEVSIRVKAGDGGNGCMSFRREKFIENGGPNGGDGGDGGSIFMMADENLNTLVDYRYTRHFDAERGSNGGSTDCTGKKGEDLILRVPVGTTIIDSATQEVIGDLTKSGQKLMVVQGGWHGLGNTRFKSSTNRAPRQTTPGKPGEQRDLKLEMKVLADVGLLGLPNAGKSTFIRSVSAAKPKVADYPFTTLVPNLGVVSVDRWKSFVIADIPGLIEGASDGAGLGIRFLKHLARTRLLLHLVDMAPLDESSAPDAAEVIVNELIKFSPSLAERDRWLVLNKCDQILEEEHEERVKEIVERLQWEGPVYVISAIAKEGTERLTRDIMRYLEDRADRLANDPAYKEELADLDQRIEDEARAQLQALDDKRALRRSGVKSVHDIGDDDWDEEDVDDEDGPEIIYVRD; from the coding sequence ATGAAGTTTGTTGATGAAGTATCGATCCGCGTAAAGGCTGGTGACGGCGGCAATGGCTGCATGAGTTTCCGTCGGGAAAAATTCATTGAAAACGGCGGCCCGAACGGTGGTGACGGCGGTGACGGCGGTTCCATCTTCATGATGGCCGACGAAAACCTCAACACCCTGGTGGACTACCGTTACACCCGGCACTTCGATGCCGAGCGTGGCTCCAACGGCGGCAGCACCGATTGCACCGGCAAGAAGGGTGAAGACCTGATCCTGCGCGTGCCGGTTGGCACCACGATCATCGACTCTGCTACCCAGGAAGTTATCGGCGACCTGACCAAATCCGGTCAGAAGCTGATGGTGGTTCAGGGTGGCTGGCACGGTCTGGGCAACACCCGTTTCAAATCCAGTACCAACCGTGCGCCGCGCCAGACCACGCCGGGCAAGCCGGGCGAGCAGCGCGACCTGAAACTGGAAATGAAGGTTCTGGCTGACGTCGGCCTGCTGGGTCTGCCGAATGCCGGTAAAAGTACCTTTATCCGTTCGGTATCGGCTGCCAAGCCAAAGGTCGCCGATTATCCCTTCACTACGCTGGTGCCAAACCTGGGCGTGGTCAGCGTCGACCGCTGGAAGAGCTTCGTCATCGCTGACATCCCGGGTCTGATCGAAGGCGCTTCCGATGGTGCCGGCCTGGGGATCCGTTTCCTCAAGCACCTGGCGCGCACCCGTCTGTTGCTGCATCTCGTGGACATGGCGCCGCTGGACGAAAGCAGTGCACCGGACGCCGCTGAAGTGATCGTCAACGAGCTGATCAAGTTCAGCCCGTCCCTGGCGGAGCGTGATCGCTGGCTGGTGCTGAACAAGTGCGACCAGATTCTTGAGGAAGAGCACGAAGAGCGCGTCAAGGAAATCGTTGAGCGTCTGCAGTGGGAAGGTCCGGTCTACGTGATCTCTGCCATCGCCAAAGAGGGCACCGAGCGCCTGACGCGCGACATCATGCGTTACCTGGAAGATCGTGCCGATCGCCTGGCCAATGACCCGGCCTACAAGGAAGAGCTGGCCGACCTTGATCAGCGTATCGAAGACGAAGCCCGTGCTCAGTTGCAGGCGCTGGACGACAAGCGTGCCCTGCGTCGCAGTGGCGTGAAGTCGGTCCACGACATCGGCGACGATGACTGGGACGAAGAAGATGTGGATGACGAAGACGGTCCGGAAATCATTTACGTGCGTGACTGA
- the rpmA gene encoding 50S ribosomal protein L27: MAHKKAGGSTRNGRDSEAKRLGVKMYGGQVIKAGNIIVRQRGTQFHAGYGVGMGKDHTLFAKIEGVIKFEVKGAFGRRYVSVIAA; this comes from the coding sequence ATGGCACACAAAAAAGCTGGTGGTAGTACCCGTAACGGTCGCGACTCAGAAGCCAAACGCCTTGGCGTGAAGATGTATGGCGGCCAGGTCATCAAGGCCGGCAACATCATCGTGCGTCAGCGCGGCACCCAATTCCACGCTGGCTACGGCGTTGGCATGGGTAAAGATCACACTCTCTTCGCGAAAATCGAAGGCGTGATCAAGTTTGAAGTAAAAGGCGCCTTCGGTCGTCGTTACGTGAGCGTAATCGCAGCCTAA